The Mesoplodon densirostris isolate mMesDen1 chromosome 17, mMesDen1 primary haplotype, whole genome shotgun sequence genome contains the following window.
GGGAGAGTACTCCCCAGCGGACTTTTATGCCTCGTCTAagaacatttcattttatttcccacttagagactGTTAATAAATCACTCTCCAGTTGACTACAGTTCAATGCTAAAGTACTTAGCTTATCTGACCTTGGCATTCATTAATTTTATCACACCAGCAGGAActtattaatattcttttcctccttccctacaAAGCCACGTGGCCCCAAGTGGACCCAGTTCTCTCCTAATGCCTGAGGGGGAGCTACTTAAACACCTTCCTGTCTTAAAAGTTGTCTGCAGTGTGCTGGTCCAAACCCCCAACTCCTTGCCGTCAGTAGATTTAAGGGGCCCGTTTGTGCATGAGTGTTCTGAGATGCCattaaaattcttacaaaaaCTGAAAGTGAAATGAGGAAGACTGATTGAGCAATCACATAGAAGGGCGAATGCCAGGAAGACCTATCATACAGTAGGGGCAGAGATGCAGCCgggcagagagaagaaaattcaGGAGAACTCTCCGGAGAGTGAGCGCCGGGCTGGGCCATGTAGTCAATGTAGGACATCAACAAACACAGATAACAGGAAATGATCCATTCTCTGTGGTCACTTATTCTAAGGGCCCGAACCTTCAAAGTTCAAGGAGGGAAATGGATGACTCCACAGGGGAACAGTCACGCCTTTCTCGCCTTAAGACCAGAGACGAAATGAAACTGAAGGGGACAGTCTTCATCCTCCCCCAGAAGGAAAGCCCCTCTGTCCGCTTCTCCAAAGATGGAAAGCTGCTGGCCGTGACCCTGCTGCTGGCCCTGCTGTCGTGCTGCCTCGCGGTGCTCTCCTTCTGCCGCGTGGCTTCCCTGCAAGCAGAGCTGGGAAGGCTCCGGGAGGAGCTGCGGGAGCTGCCCGGCGTCCCTCAGGCGGGAGCCGCAGCCCCCAGGGCCGCCCTGCGGGAGGCTGCAGCTGCAACCTCCGCCCTGAAAGTGAGTCTgcggcagccccagccccatgctcCCGCACCCAGACGCCCTGGCAATAACGGGGGGCTTTTCTCTTGGCAGGGGAGCTTTGCGCTACCAACTCCAGGAGAAAGCAACTCCAGCCAAAGCAGCAGGAGTAAGCGTGGCCTGCAGGATGCAGAAGAAACAGGTATGTTGGGGGCACAGAAGCGGCTAGGAGTCAGGGATCCCAGTTCACAggtgaggaggagaggggagccaAACAGGACCTAGAAACTTGGAAACTTACCGTCCCAGCCAGGTGTGGCTCCAGGGCAAAGCCAAGCCCTGGCCGATGTAATAGGCCGACAGCATGTTTTGTCCTACAGTGAGCAGATTTTGTGGGGAGAGGTATTTATCTGTGCGGCACTTTAGAACAGGGGAAAGGGGCCCACGTTTCCCCTCAAATTGATAGTTCACTCCTATGTCAGGAGCATCATCTGGCAGTGCAGGAAAAAAGCACCACATGCCAGTGTAGAATGAGCTTTTGTCAGAGAAGAGCAGCCAGACA
Protein-coding sequences here:
- the TNFSF13B gene encoding tumor necrosis factor ligand superfamily member 13B isoform X2, coding for MDDSTGEQSRLSRLKTRDEMKLKGTVFILPQKESPSVRFSKDGKLLAVTLLLALLSCCLAVLSFCRVASLQAELGRLREELRELPGVPQAGAAAPRAALREAAAATSALKGSFALPTPGESNSSQSSRSKRGLQDAEETGAYTFVPWLLSFKRGRALEEKENKILVKETGYFFIYGQVLYTDNTFAMGHLIQRKKVHVFGDELSLVTLFRCIQNMPETLPNNSCYSAGIAKLEEGDELQLAIPREDAKISRDGDGTFFGALKLL